The genomic segment CCAAGGGGTATGGGCTGATGAAATAGGTTTAGAAGATTAATGAATGTTTTCTTCACACTTGGATCTCTTTGGAGAAAGCTTGTCTGAGATCATTGTGATTGGTGGGCAATGATGAGTGGGATGCTGGAAGGCTGGGTGCTCAGGCTGCTGTCTGGCACACTCATGCCCACCCTGGGACAGTGACTAGGTGATGTCTGCATATAAAGAGAGGTCAGCAGAGGCCTCTTTGCAGGAGTTGAGAGAAGCCTGGATGTGCATGCAGTTAGGTTgcattttgcctatttttctgcATAAGAACATGTGTCACACTAGAGTTGAACATTTTGAACAAAGAAGTACTAATCATTTTAAGGAATACTGCAGGGAGGGTATATTAGGGCCTAAGCAAGATAAACTTTTCAACCTCTTTCAGCTCTGGCACTGGTGAACTCAGGAAATCTTCTAGAAGATGGTCTAAGCAGGCTCTTTCATTGTAACTCTCTGTGTATTCCTAATCCACATGGACAAAGGTCCAGGTGCTGAATGCCCTGAATATTTGACCCAAAGAGATGGAGTTCCACAATAGCTATTGTAGTTTCAGGAACCAGTTGTGACTAACTACCAGACTGGGGGTTTTAAGGGGGAGGGATATTTCCTGAGGTCATCGGCAGTCTTTCAGATATCCTGGGGCCAGCCTGGCTCTTGGTGCTTTCCCAAGCCCTCTTATTTCATTTCCTCTGAAATTCTTCACAGGCTCTGCTGTTCACTTAACTGAGGGGCCATCAGAGCTGCTATTCACTTAACCTCACACCCAGTGAATCAAAAGCACCATCCCCTTCAGCAGCTCAAAAGGGTAATGGGACATGGCCCTTGGGTTCCTGGGAAAAGCATCACAGAGCTGGATTCAAATCTGCCCCCCATTCCCTGCTGTTGTGTGGCctcaggcaaattacttaacttctgAAACCCAATACAACTTTTATAAAGTGAAGATAATAACATACCTACCCCATGTGAGAATTAAGTTAGGCAATGTCAGCAGCTGGTGTGGTACATGCAATAAGAAGCTGGttgagggaggagggtgggaccCCACTCTCCCCAGGATGTGATTAGAAAAGATATCCATGAATAATCAAATCGCCTCTTGCAACTTCTGATCTGTCTGATAAAACCAAGATCACCATCCTGAATGGTGTAATTCCAGGCCAGAGCAAGAAACTTGAGTTTGACTTAACCCTATGCAGACCAAGCCTGGGAAAACAGTTATGTTTCAGGAAAAATGTAAAGGGTGCAAGAATGACTTTCCTGTCAAAGAATCTCCTACACACAGGAGGGGACATGGGAGACTCAGAACTCCAACTGGGGAAGTTAACTGCTCCAACCTTTTCTGTTGCAGATTTTGACACAATGAGGAAACATCTGGGTGGATGCTGGTTGGCCATTGTCTGTGTCCTGCTCTTTAGCCAACTCTCCTCAGTCAAGGCAAGAGGCATAAAGCACAGAATCAAGTGGAACCGGAAGGCCTTACCAAGTACCTCCCAGGTCACCGAGGCCCACACTGCAGAAATCCGTCCAGGGGCGTTCATCAAGCAAGGCCGAAAGCTGGATATCAACTTCGGAGTGGAGGGCAATAGGTACTATGAGGCCAACTATTGGCAGTTTCCTGATGGTATCCATTACAACGGCTGCTCCGAGGCCAATGTCACCAAGGAAAAATTTGTCACCAGCTGCATTAATGCCACCCAGGCGGCAAATCAAGAGGAACTGTCCCGTGAGAAACAAGACAACAAGCTTTACCAGCGGGTCCTGTGGCAGCTGATCAGGGAGCTCTGCTCCATCAAGCACTGTGACTTTTGGTTGGAAAGGGGAGCAGGACTTCGGGTCACTCTGGACCAGCCCATGATGCTCTGCTTGCTGGTTTTCATTTGGTTTATTGTGAAATAAGCTTGCAGGCAGGTTGGCAGCCACAGAG from the Dama dama isolate Ldn47 chromosome 23, ASM3311817v1, whole genome shotgun sequence genome contains:
- the PRND gene encoding prion-like protein doppel encodes the protein MRKHLGGCWLAIVCVLLFSQLSSVKARGIKHRIKWNRKALPSTSQVTEAHTAEIRPGAFIKQGRKLDINFGVEGNRYYEANYWQFPDGIHYNGCSEANVTKEKFVTSCINATQAANQEELSREKQDNKLYQRVLWQLIRELCSIKHCDFWLERGAGLRVTLDQPMMLCLLVFIWFIVK